The sequence GTTCGCACCGCCGCTCGGGCTCGGGCTGTACGGTGCCTGCCTGATCGGCAACGTGCCGATCGAACAGACGGTGAAGCCGATCATGGGCTATCTTGGCCTCCTGTTCCTCTGCCTCCTCCTCATCGCCTTCGTGCCGTCGCTCTCGACGGCGCTACCGCGTGCGTTCGGCTATTGAGGAGACTTGAAGGAGTCTGTCGTGAAAGTCCTGCTCGCCCATACGCCCGAGATGCGGCGCAACTACTATGGCGATCGCAGCCTGAACGGCCTGCGCGCGGCCGCCGAGGTGATCCTGCACGAGGGCGGCGATGCGCTCGACGCCGCCGGCCTCGTGCGCGCGGCGAACGACGTCGACATCATCGTCGCCGACCGCATGACGGAAGGGCGCGGCGAGATTTTTGCGCAGTTGCCGCGTTTGCGGGCGTTCGTCCGTTGCGCGGTCGACATCCGCAACGTCAATGTGGAAGAGGCGTCGAAGTCTGGCGTGCTCGTCACCCGCGCCGGGCCCGGCTTCGTGCAAGCGGTGGCCGAGCTCGCGCTCGGCTTCATGGTCGATCTCTCCCGCGGCGTGTCGCGCACCACGGCCGACTATCAGGCCGGCCGCAAGGCGGAAGCGCGGATGGGCCGTCAGCTCGCCGGCAGCAGAATCGGCATCATCGGCTATGGCAGCATCGGGCGCTATCTCGCCGAGGTGGTGAAGGTGCTGCGCATGGAGGTGCTGGTCGCCGATCCCTTCGCAACCGTCGACGATGCCGCAATCCGGCAGGTCGGTCTCGACGAGCTGCTTGCCGCATCGGACTACGTCGTCTGCCTTGCGGTGGCGAACGAGCAGACCGAGAATCTGATCGGCGAGGCGGCGCTGGCACGGATGCAGAAGCATGCCGTCTTCATCAATCTCTCGCGCGGCAATCTCGTGGATGAAGCCGCGCTGGCGCGGGCGCTGCGGGAAGGCCGCATCGCCGGCGCGGCGATGGACGTCGGCCGTGCGCCCGACCAGATGCCGACGCCGGAGCTGGCCAGGCTGCCCAACGTCGTCGCGACGCCTCATGTCGGCGGGCTGACGCCGCAGGCGATCGAATATCAGTCGCTGGAAACTGTGCGGCAGGTCGAGGCGATCGTCAGAGGCGAGGTCCCGCAAGGCGCCGTCAACGCCGACCGCTGGACACGGCGGCCCTAAAGCCGGTCCACAGCCTTGAACGTCCCGTCCTTTTGGATCACCGTCAGAAACACCTTCGGCCGCGTGTCGAGCATGCGCATGCCGACGGTGACAGTGGTGCCGCTGATATCGAAGCGGCCGACATCGTTGATGGTGCGCAGCAGGCCCGCGCGCGTCGGATTCGGTCCGGCTTTGTCCAGCGCGGCGGCTGCGAGACGGCCGGAGAGATAGCCTTCGAGCGACACGAAATCCGGCGCAAGCGTCGGATCGAACGCCGTCTGCGCCGCCTGGTAGTCGGCGACGAGCTTGAGCGAGCGGTCCCAGGGCGACGGCACGACCTGAGAGACGATGACGCCTTCGCCCTCGGGGCCGAGCTCCGCGGCGAGCGCGTTAGCGCCGACGAAGGAGATGTTGACGAAGGTCGGACGCGCGCCGCTGCGATGGGCGAGCTTGATGAACTCCGCGCAGGGACCGTAGGTCCCGACCATGACGATGGCCTCGGGGTCGGCACGCTTGATCATGCGCCAGGCCTGGACGACCGCGCGGGTGTTGCGCTCGAAGGTGCCTTCGGCGGCGAGTTCGAGGCCGCGTTCGGCGAGCGCACGCTTCACGCCGGCAAGACCGTCGCGGCCGAACGAATCGTCCTGGTAGAAGATCCCGATGCGGGTGAACTTGCGATCCTCGGTGAGATGCTTGATCCACGCCTCGGCTTCGGCGCCGTAGCTCGCGCGAATGTTGACGACATTCGGAAGCTCGAGGTCGCGCAGGAACTCGGCGCCGCTGAACGGGCCGATGAAGGGCACGTTTCGGGCGCTGGTGATCGGAATGGTCGCCATCGCGGTCGGCGTGCCGACCGCGCCGATCAGCGCGAATACCTTGTCGCCCTCGATCAGCTGCAGCGTCTGCGCCACGGAACGGTCGGGGTCGTAGCCGTCGTCACGGCTGATGAGCTGAAGCTTGCGGCCGTGGACGCCGCCCTTGGCATTGATCTCGGTGAACGCCGCGACAATGCCCTGCCGCATCCGCTGTCCGAGTGCGGAGGAGGGGCCCTCGAGCGCGGCGGCCTGGCCGAACAGGATCGCGTCGTCGCTGACACCGGCCTCCTCGGACTTGGCCGGCAACATCGCTGAGGCGAGCAAGGCGATGGTCAAAGCGATATAGGTCGCGGATCGCGATCGTGTCATGAGCGGGCTTGCCGGATGCTGGATGCGTTGTGGCGATGATAGCTTGATCGGGCTGAACAGGTCGCTAATCCGCGACGCGACGGCGAGCCTACGATTCCGGGCAAAACCGGCAAGTTATGGCCACACTGCAGCATTTCGGTGCGGCAATCGTTAACTAAGCCGCGTGATGCGGAACAATGGGGTTCCGAAATTGTGCAGTTCTTAACCGCGATCCCTGTCCGATAGTCCCGGCGTTGGCTCAACCAGAAGTTCTGGCTGCCGCGCAACGGGGATATGCGGATCAAGATCAAGATGGGCGGTCGCGATCAGAACGATCAGGATCGGAGACGTGTGACCGGATGGTGGCGTGCCTCGCCGCTGCTCCGGCTCCATCGTCCTGCGCTCGTCGCGATCGGTGTTGGTCTGTTGTTCTCGGTCGTAGGGGCGGCTGCCGTGGCGCGATGGGAAAACCGCGTCAACAAGATCGAGTTCGAGAACGCGGCCGAGACCCAGGCGATCGTCATGCAGAACGGCATGAACGAATACATATCCAGGCTTCTCGCGCTGCGCACGCTGTTCGAATCGACGAACGCGGAAATCACCCGCAGCGAATTCGAGACCTTCAGCGTCCGCCTGTTCGAGCGTCATCCCGGCATGCTGCGCATCGGCTGGCTGCCGCGCGTCAACCGCAAGGAGCGCGCCGAATACGAAGCCGCGGCGATCACCGACGGCGTGTCCGGCTATCGCATCAAGTCGCTCCAGGGCGAGAGCTTCGCCCTAGCGCCACAGAGCGACGAGTATTTTCCGGTTTTCTACTCGACCCAGCCGAAGACATCCTCAGTCTACGGCATGGATTACGCGACCGTGCCGGAGCGCCGCGCGATCCTCGAACGCGCGCGCGACAACGACCGGGTTACCGCCATTCGCACCCGCCTGTACGAGCCGAGGGAAGGCGGCCGGCTGCCAGACGTCCTCGTCGTCATTCCCGTCTACGCCAAAGGAACCACGCGCGAGACGGTCGCCGACCGGCGGCGCAATCTCGCCGGCTACGTCGTCGGCATCTTCGACCTGCCGCTGCTGGTCCAGTCCATTCGCGTCACCACCGGCGCAAGCCCCGCCGTCAGCGTGAACGTCTACCCGCCCTTCACGGGGCGGGTCGTCAGCCTGGAGCAAATTCAGCCCGACTATTCGTCGGCGGCCACGGCACCGCAGTCGATGCGCGACGTCGCACGCGCCCTGCACTGGTCGGGCATCCTCAAGATCGGCGATACCGATTGGCAGGTTCGCGCGATGCCGACGGCGGGCGGTCCGCTGGAGACATCCTATGATCGCGCCGCCGCGGTCCTCATCGTTGGCATGCTGCTGACGCTGTCGCTGTCGACTTATCTCATGCTCGCGAGCCGGAATTCGCGGCGGCTGTCGCTGGCAAACCGGCGCGTGCTCGAGCTTGCCCAGACCGACATCCTGACTGGCTTACCGAACCGCGCCTTCTTCCTTGCCCGGCTCGACGAGCTCAATGACCGGCTGGCGGAGGGCGGGCCGACCTTCTCGATCCTGATGCTGGACCTCGACCGCTTCAAGAACGTCAACGATTCCCTCGGTCACGGCGCTGGCGATGCGCTGCTGCGCCAGGTGGCGCAGCGGCTGAAATCCGCGCTGCGCGCCGGCGACGTGCTGGCGCGGCTCGGCGGCGACGAGTTCGCCATCATCCAGGAGGCTTGCGAGGATCAGCGCACCTGCTCGACCGAGCTCGCGGGGCGGATCGCCAAGCTGGTGGCCGAGCCGTTCCCGCTGCCCGGCCATCGCGTCGAGATCGGCACCAGCATCGGCATTGCGATCGCGCCGGATCACGGCCGCGACCAGGAGCAGCTGTTGAAGAAGGCGGACCTTGCGCTCTA comes from Bradyrhizobium sp. CCGE-LA001 and encodes:
- a CDS encoding bifunctional diguanylate cyclase/phosphodiesterase — encoded protein: MGGRDQNDQDRRRVTGWWRASPLLRLHRPALVAIGVGLLFSVVGAAAVARWENRVNKIEFENAAETQAIVMQNGMNEYISRLLALRTLFESTNAEITRSEFETFSVRLFERHPGMLRIGWLPRVNRKERAEYEAAAITDGVSGYRIKSLQGESFALAPQSDEYFPVFYSTQPKTSSVYGMDYATVPERRAILERARDNDRVTAIRTRLYEPREGGRLPDVLVVIPVYAKGTTRETVADRRRNLAGYVVGIFDLPLLVQSIRVTTGASPAVSVNVYPPFTGRVVSLEQIQPDYSSAATAPQSMRDVARALHWSGILKIGDTDWQVRAMPTAGGPLETSYDRAAAVLIVGMLLTLSLSTYLMLASRNSRRLSLANRRVLELAQTDILTGLPNRAFFLARLDELNDRLAEGGPTFSILMLDLDRFKNVNDSLGHGAGDALLRQVAQRLKSALRAGDVLARLGGDEFAIIQEACEDQRTCSTELAGRIAKLVAEPFPLPGHRVEIGTSIGIAIAPDHGRDQEQLLKKADLALYRSKSAGRNCFTIYDEAMSAELEARNTLEGDLRDAIARCQLEVHYQPFIDALTGARRGFEALVRWRHPTRGLIPPDQFIALAEETGLVVPLGEFVLRRACTDAAGWPSELAVAVNLSPIQFKEPDLFEVICAALADSGLPPHRLEIEITESVLLERGGENHAFLERLKGIGIELALDDFGTGYSSLSYLTAFPFDKIKIDKSFIRNLTQQPRSSAIISAIVTLARGLDMSVTAEGVETREEYERLKALGVNFAQGYLFGRPQPIERIRLDAPAKSSRLDAA
- a CDS encoding ABC transporter substrate-binding protein, giving the protein MTRSRSATYIALTIALLASAMLPAKSEEAGVSDDAILFGQAAALEGPSSALGQRMRQGIVAAFTEINAKGGVHGRKLQLISRDDGYDPDRSVAQTLQLIEGDKVFALIGAVGTPTAMATIPITSARNVPFIGPFSGAEFLRDLELPNVVNIRASYGAEAEAWIKHLTEDRKFTRIGIFYQDDSFGRDGLAGVKRALAERGLELAAEGTFERNTRAVVQAWRMIKRADPEAIVMVGTYGPCAEFIKLAHRSGARPTFVNISFVGANALAAELGPEGEGVIVSQVVPSPWDRSLKLVADYQAAQTAFDPTLAPDFVSLEGYLSGRLAAAALDKAGPNPTRAGLLRTINDVGRFDISGTTVTVGMRMLDTRPKVFLTVIQKDGTFKAVDRL
- a CDS encoding hydroxyacid dehydrogenase, with amino-acid sequence MKVLLAHTPEMRRNYYGDRSLNGLRAAAEVILHEGGDALDAAGLVRAANDVDIIVADRMTEGRGEIFAQLPRLRAFVRCAVDIRNVNVEEASKSGVLVTRAGPGFVQAVAELALGFMVDLSRGVSRTTADYQAGRKAEARMGRQLAGSRIGIIGYGSIGRYLAEVVKVLRMEVLVADPFATVDDAAIRQVGLDELLAASDYVVCLAVANEQTENLIGEAALARMQKHAVFINLSRGNLVDEAALARALREGRIAGAAMDVGRAPDQMPTPELARLPNVVATPHVGGLTPQAIEYQSLETVRQVEAIVRGEVPQGAVNADRWTRRP